DNA from Pirellulales bacterium:
CGACGCCATGGCCAACGCGAGGCGTATTGGGCTTTGGTCGAATCGTTTCGCACCGAGCGCGGCCCCAGGCAACGCACCGTGGCCTACCTGGGGCTCATGGATGAGGCGGGCCGACTTGGCGTCGAGCAGGCTGCCGATCCCAAATCGTCGTCACCGCAGCGTGAATTATTCTCGGAGCCGACGCGTGGCCGATCGGTCGCGTTTCGCAAGCTGCAGTTTGCGACCAGACAGCGCGTAGGATGAAGCCAATTCCGGAAAGTGCCGGTAATTCGCGGAAATTTAGGCATCGCGATCGCTGCTGCGGTTTATACAATTGCGGCCCATTCGCTTGGATGCACGCTCAAGTTTTCGCGCACCTCGAGCTGCATGCGATCCACTTCGGCTAAGAAACCGGACGCTGCCGCTGTGTAGTTCGTCGCGTTTGTCTCCGTCGCTCGCAAGTGGGCGACCTGTTTTTGAAACCATGCGATTCGTTCCAACGTGACATTTAACTGCAGACCGTTTGCAATCATGTTGCCTCCAGAGTGATTTCGACAATCCCGCGGCGTCCACCTTCCCGCCGGACTTGCCAATACTCAATCATCACTTGTTCCCCGCCGATCGCTCCACAACGTCGAGTCCAAAGAATGTCCTCTAAGTATATCCCATCGGCGGTCTGTCACGAGGCTCGCTTTCCAGCTACCCGAATGTTAAAGGCGTTGACTGGTAGCCGCGGGGCAAACGGCGAAGCGGCGGCGATCGTTTCTCCTCCGCGTTCCCGCGGCTCCGCGTGATATTAGCATCCGGTCGTACTTCAAAGCGTCACGGACTTAAGCCTTGCAGCCTTCTTCCGCCTGCTTCGACTTGACTTTGCAGCGGACTTTGCGACCATGCACGGCGTTGAATCGTTGGCCGGATTCTCCGCGAATGCGGACAGTCTGGCGACGCATGCTCAAAGCCTCGAAGCCTCAAAGCCTTTCCCCCATGCACCGTATCGTTATTGCGTTTCGTGCGTTTTTCGTCGTGCTGTTCAATCGTGTGCGCGCCGAGCAGGTGGAGCGGGCGCTCGATGCGGGTGCGGCAAAGATGGTCGAGCCGCAGTCCCCGCAGGTGATCTCGGAAAAACCCCCCGACAAAGCGCCGCCGAAGCCGGCCCGCAAAGCGGCAGCACGCAACGACGCAATCAACCTGCTGGCCGCAATGCAACGAGAAGCTCGGCTGGTAGACTTTTTCAAGGAGCCGATCGCCGGCTACAGCGATGCGCAAATCGGCGCCGCAGTGCGCGATGTGCATCGCGATTGCGCCGCGCTCTTGGATCGGCTGTTCGGGCTGAAGCCGATCGAA
Protein-coding regions in this window:
- a CDS encoding DUF2760 domain-containing protein; the encoded protein is MHRIVIAFRAFFVVLFNRVRAEQVERALDAGAAKMVEPQSPQVISEKPPDKAPPKPARKAAARNDAINLLAAMQREARLVDFFKEPIAGYSDAQIGAAVRDVHRDCAALLDRLFGLKPIESAAEGAEIEIREGFDPARIRLVGNVAGQPPFRGRLCHHGWEALRCDLPEWTGSERSMLVVSPAEVELR